A window of Candidatus Gastranaerophilales bacterium contains these coding sequences:
- a CDS encoding nitroreductase family protein, whose product MELFDAFNTRKTIRKYKETTPPTEDIKRIINAARVAPSATNSQNWKFVAVLNKDLKQKMAAAVAKKYDEIMLWNEAQDLLPQLKGSKAYSVFFENAPCVIAAIEYPRFSDTNELFKRRGLTLSEYEQARPDSSLLSMGAAIENISLAAHGLGYGTCWMCAPIVAYKELKELLNIEASAKIVSLIALGFPQDETPSQPTKKSLDDIMEII is encoded by the coding sequence ATGGAACTCTTTGACGCTTTTAATACAAGAAAGACTATCAGAAAATACAAAGAAACTACTCCCCCAACTGAAGATATAAAAAGAATTATTAATGCAGCCAGAGTCGCTCCATCGGCTACAAATTCTCAAAATTGGAAGTTCGTTGCTGTTTTAAACAAAGATTTAAAGCAAAAAATGGCGGCTGCTGTTGCGAAAAAATATGATGAAATTATGCTGTGGAATGAGGCTCAAGATTTGCTTCCTCAATTAAAAGGTTCCAAAGCGTATTCAGTGTTTTTTGAAAATGCTCCATGTGTCATTGCTGCGATTGAATATCCAAGGTTTTCTGATACAAATGAGCTTTTTAAAAGACGTGGATTAACTCTTTCTGAATATGAGCAAGCTCGCCCCGATTCATCTTTACTAAGTATGGGGGCTGCTATTGAAAATATATCGCTTGCAGCTCATGGATTGGGTTATGGAACTTGTTGGATGTGTGCACCAATTGTTGCTTATAAAGAATTAAAAGAACTTTTAAATATTGAAGCAAGTGCAAAAATAGTTTCTTTAATAGCACTTGGTTTTCCTCAAGACGAAACTCCAAGTCAGCCAACTAAAAAATCTTTAGATGACATAATGGAAATAATATAA
- a CDS encoding GntR family transcriptional regulator produces MKKNTQYKRILISELPISIPNFKETTKSKDTLIQGWLTSWIIEGLRNHSLEETNLLPQKQELANYLGVSIGTVQNAIRYVEDEGILISKQKIGTMIVNPENPSILSTTTRKLTSKRDKIIEQVKKLIIDEKIKINQAIPSSRKLASTMKVSANTTRLAYEYLCKCGILESRLTRGNDANWILKRIPEFNETTLPVYQIQSDTLVSKVSEDLKQYISKNLKVSDKLPAHQELSTILNVSIKTIHDALKNLINEGILLSRRGRYGTIVVKMPNAPTLQPLKENSIFAKAEDAAFYCYQKIEENLVKLIRDTYDIGEKLPSMDDLAKQFDVSTNTIRKALQNMSKQGIVQFGRGRYGGTFVTDIPESNETETFRWLAVNPSYVHTYAN; encoded by the coding sequence TATACCAAACTTCAAAGAAACAACAAAATCAAAAGACACTTTAATTCAAGGTTGGCTAACAAGCTGGATTATTGAAGGATTAAGAAATCACTCTCTTGAAGAAACAAATCTTTTACCTCAAAAACAAGAACTTGCGAACTATCTGGGAGTAAGCATCGGGACGGTACAAAATGCCATTCGCTACGTTGAAGATGAAGGTATTTTAATCTCAAAACAAAAAATCGGTACTATGATTGTAAACCCTGAAAATCCAAGCATTTTGTCAACCACAACGAGAAAATTAACTTCAAAACGAGATAAAATAATTGAACAAGTTAAAAAACTAATAATTGATGAAAAAATTAAAATTAATCAAGCTATTCCATCATCAAGGAAACTTGCATCAACGATGAAAGTTTCTGCTAACACAACAAGATTAGCTTATGAATATCTATGCAAGTGCGGTATTTTAGAATCAAGACTGACTAGAGGAAATGACGCTAACTGGATTTTAAAACGAATCCCAGAATTCAACGAAACAACACTTCCTGTTTATCAAATCCAATCTGACACCTTAGTTTCTAAGGTATCAGAAGATTTAAAACAATATATATCTAAAAATTTAAAAGTATCAGATAAGCTTCCTGCCCATCAAGAATTATCTACAATCTTAAATGTAAGTATAAAAACGATACACGATGCATTGAAAAATCTTATCAACGAAGGTATTTTATTATCTCGCCGAGGAAGATACGGCACAATCGTTGTAAAAATGCCTAACGCACCAACCCTGCAACCCCTAAAAGAAAACTCCATTTTTGCTAAAGCCGAAGATGCTGCTTTCTATTGTTATCAAAAGATTGAAGAAAATTTAGTCAAATTAATCCGAGACACTTATGATATCGGTGAAAAGCTCCCATCGATGGACGATTTGGCTAAACAATTCGACGTAAGCACAAACACCATAAGAAAAGCCCTCCAGAATATGTCCAAGCAGGGAATTGTTCAATTCGGGAGAGGGCGTTATGGTGGTACTTTCGTTACTGACATTCCTGAAAGTAACGAAACAGAAACATTCAGATGGTTAGCAGTAAATCCGAGTTATGTCCATACATATGCGAACTAA